In the Clavelina lepadiformis chromosome 8, kaClaLepa1.1, whole genome shotgun sequence genome, one interval contains:
- the LOC143468483 gene encoding adhesion G-protein coupled receptor G7-like, which produces MKMMLRLLLLILLFIPSILAQVDCGFESTTEPFCNYENVGWEQSSRGTPKEGSYFLAKYSYIPEATLTLKTNTSEDLELSFSFWHRTDELRFRVVQVSGSTEEEVWIAENRMTTGYLDVGGIKVKKDVKIKFIAAGNALVYLDDIKSVATTPIPNTSATTSMSTTSTTTPISTTSATTSATTPISTTSATTSATTPISTTSATTPISTTSTNTPISTTSTNTPIPTASATTLISTTSATTPISTTSATTPIPTASATTLISTTSATTPISTISATTPISTASATTPISTSSASTLSSTFSATTPTSTTSNILSPAQIETKIKDLESIVSSGTSLTKQTFTEVVNTVGNLTFSRKHFNKNTAQRLLRILDQVADKVNVSDREVFNATTPNVFVAVVNLPEANSTNGGDVYGVELSVVNHLTTGFNNESFSLHYEEKDTNQSNIFIPYEVINKSKDGKVSFYSFLGDSLFKSNASTNAIEEDAGYEESFVNSHVVLSATILDPEVSTENLTEKIKLSFRINENTSIFGSSFCGFWVEDGSYWSAEGCTKLSSSEQLLRCECNHLTNFASLFAYGNLTHDKGLDVLTYVGCSISAIASLLMIIALLIIWKSTKVQMRQSTKFVMLNLSFSLFLLNILILISEIPGVRSDEGKCKAAAGSLHFALISAFVWMLAQAVPVFISIFKPIYFRVYFSSKNFVISFLLLGWGLPLILVVLIGSLKPEWYVNQVNDVNPDETPKIQGQFRCWIVPDMMIYLVIIPAAVLLSGNVLLYVFSTAKYLLQKRPGEKPIKRREGQLKTNLKFSVTLFVMFGITWIFGFLIFNSSDVSLAFAYIFTIFNSLQGFALFIIFFQRKGMKENIRESLFKLTPRPSVVSNSRVTEERTSVSVPNTTRT; this is translated from the exons ATGAAGATGATGCTTCGCCTCTTACTCCTCATCTTGCTCTTCATTCCATCCATCCTCGCCCAAG ttGATTGTGGTTTCGAGTCTACAACCGAACCCTTCTGCAATTATGAAAATGTTGGTTGGGAACAGAGCAGTAGGGGAACTCCCAAAGAGGGAA GCTATTTCCTTGCAAAGTATTCCTACATCCCTGAAGCAACTCTGACATTGAAAACAAACACATCTGAGGACCTTGAACTAAGTTTCTCGTTTTGGCACCGAACAGACGAACTTCGTTTTCGTGTAGTTCAAGTTTCTGGATCCACCGA GGAGGAAGTTTGGATTGCAGAAAATCGAATGACAACAGGTTACTTGGATGTGGGAGGCATCAAAGTCAAGAAAgacgtcaaaataaaatttatcgcCGCAGGAAATGCCCTCGTTTATCTCGATGATATAAAGTCTGTTG CAACCACTCCAATACCAAACACTTCAGCAACCACTTCAATGTCAACCACTTCAACGACCACTCCAATATCAACCACTTCAGCGACCACTTCAGCGACCACTCCAATATCAACCACTTCAGCGACCACTTCAGCGACCACTCCAATATCAACCACTTCAGCGACCACTCCAATATCAACCACTTCAACGAACACTCCAATATCAACCACTTCAACGAACACTCCAATACCAACCGCTTCAGCCACTACTCTAATATCAACCACTTCAGCGACCACTCCAATATCAACCACTTCAGCGACCACTCCAATACCAACCGCTTCAGCCACTACTCTAATATCAACCACTTCAGCGACCACTCCAATATCAACCATTTCAGCGACCACTCCAATATCGACCGCTTCAGCGACCACTCCAATATCAACCAGTTCAGCGTCCACTCTATCATCAACCTTTTCAGCGACCACTCCAACATCAAccacttcaaatattttgtcacCAGCCCAGATCGAGACAAAAATAAAGGATTTGGAATCCATAGTGTCTTCAGGAACATCGTTAACAAAGCAG ACTTTTACTGAAGTTGTGAATACGGTtggaaatttaactttttcaaggaaacatttcaacaaaaacacagCACAAAG ACTACTCAGAATACTGGACCAAGTTGCAGACAAAGTTAATGTGAGTGACAGAGAAGTATTTAACGCAACAACACCAAATGTTTTCGTGGCTGTTGTCAACTTGCCAGAAGCAAACTCAACAAACGGAG GTGATGTTTATGGAGTTGAATTAAGCGTTGTAAATCATCTCACAACCGGCTTCAATAATGAAAGCTTTTCACTGCATTATGAGGAAAAGGACACAAAccaatcaaatatttttattccaTATGAAGTCATCAACAAAAGCAAAG ACGGAAAAGTCAGCTTTTACAGCTTCCTTGGTGACAGTTTGTTTAAATCAAACGCTTCAACAAATGCAATTGAGGAAGATGCAGGATACGAAGAATCATTCGTAAACTCCCATGTCGTATTATCCGCAACAATTTTGGATCCCGAGGTTTCCACAGAAAATCTGACAGAAAAGATAAAACTTTCATTCCGTATAAATGAG AATACATCAATTTTTGGTTCATCGTTTTGTGGGTTTTGGGTTGAAGATGGATCTTATTGGTCTGCAGAAGGTTGCACCAAGTTATCTTCATCAGAGCAATTGCTGCGTTGCGAGTGTAACCATCTAACTAACTTTGCATCACTTTTT GCATATGGCAACCTCACTCATGACAAAGGACTTGATGTTCTTACTTATGTTGGATGTTCAATATCAGCGATTGCAAGTTTGTTGATGATCATAGCTCTGTTGATCATTTG GAAATCAACCAAAGTTCAAATGAGACAAAGCACAAAATTTGTGATGCTGAATCTTTCGTTTTCTCTTTTCCTCCTCAACATTTTAATCCTGATCAGTGAAATTCCAGGAGTTAGATCGGATGAGGGGAAGTGCAAAGCAGCGGCAGGATCTCTTCACTTTGCGCTGATCAGCGCATTTGTATGGATGCTTGCTCAGGCTGTTCctgttttcatttcaatttttaag CCCATATACTTTAGAGtatatttttcatcaaagAATTTTGTAATATCATTCTTGCTTCTTGGTTGGGGATTGCCACTAATTCTGGTTGTTTTAATTGGCTCACTTAAACCAGAGTGGTATGTGAATCAAGTAAATGATGTCAACCCTGACGAGACACCAAAAATACAAGGACAGTTCAG ATGTTGGATAGTTCCTGACATGATGATATATTTGGTGATAATACCGGCAGCAGTTCTTTTATCTGGCAACGTACTCTTGTATGTTTTCTCCACTGCCAAGTATCTTTTGCAAAAGAGACCTGGAGAAAAG CCAATTAAACGACGTGAAGGCCAACTTAAAACCAACTTAAAGTTTTCGGTGACTTTGTTTGTGATGTTTGGCATCACCTGGATCTTTGGATTTTTAATCTTTAACAGCAGCGATGTGAGCCTTGCTTTTGCTTATATATTCACCATCTTCAACTCACTGCAGG GTTTCGccctttttattattttctttcaacGAAAGGGAATGAAAGAAAACATCCGGGAGAGTTTGTTTAAGCTAACTCCAAGACCATCTGTTGTTTCAAATAGCAGAGTTACTGAG GAAAGAACGTCAGTTTCAGTTCCCAACACAACGCGCACATGA
- the LOC143468504 gene encoding nucleolar protein 58-like, with the protein MLVLFESPSGYAIFKVLDESKIEASDDLYEYFRTAENASSMLKLQAFKKFEDTTEALAATTAAVEGKLSKPLKKVLKKLVAKDAHESLAVADAKLGQAIKEKMNLSCVFSPAVQELMRGIRAHINSLITGLPERDMTAMALGLAHSLSRYKLKFSPDKVDTMIVQAISLLDDLDKELNNYVMRCREWYGWHFPEVGKVVTDHLAFAKVIKKMGFRTNAASTDLSDILPEEIEQQVKELAEISMGTEISMEDICNIKYLAEQIVEITDYRAQLYDYLKNRMMAIAPNLTILVGELVGARLIAHAGSLLNLAKHPASTVQILGAEKALFRALKTRKETPKYGLIYHASLVGQSNPKNKGKVSRMLAAKCALAVRYDALAEESSTEMGLENRAKLEQRLRSLENGGSKRLSLGSKVKGDSWTNRAEIKSYDTSQDNTMPAPKKRKAEDLSSSFNQETTDDKKPSLLVVDGNLQEPPRKKVKEDEETPSKPKKKKKKKESKAGDETSLKSEETPKVMEEESEVKEIPQTETPKGKKKKKKSKKESSD; encoded by the exons ATGCTCGTGCTCTTTGAGTCTCCATCAGGATACGCCATTTTTAAG GTATTGGATGAGAGCAAAATTGAAGCAAGCGATGATTTGTACGAATATTTTCGAACAGCTGAAAACGCATCAAGCAT gTTAAAACTTCAagcttttaaaaagtttgaagataCCACAGAAGCTTTGGCAG cGACGACCGCTGCAGTTGAAGGGAAGTTGAGCAAACCGCTGAAGAAAGTCCTGAAGAAATTGGTTGCAAAGGACGCGCATGAAAGTTTGGCTGTGGCTGATGCCAAACTAGGGCAGGCCATCAAG GAAAAAATGAACTTGTCATGCGTTTTCAGTCCAGCCGTGCAGGAACTTATGCGAGGAATTCGTGCCCACATCAACAGCTTGATCACAG GTCTTCCTGAGCGTGACATGACAGCCATGGCTCTCGGCTTAGCGCACAGTCTCTCCCGATACAAGCTTAAATTTTCACCCGATAAAGTTGACACCATGATCGTGCAAGCCATCT CTCTGCTTGATGACCTTGACAAGGAGTTGAACAATTACGTGATGCGGTGTCGTGAGTGGTATGGCTGGCATTTCCCCGAGGTTGGCAAGGTAGTGACCGATCATCTGGCATTTGCGAAAGTTATTAAAAAGATGGGATTTCGAACTAATGCTGCCTCAACTGACCTGTCCGACATCTTGCCAGAAGAAATAGAGCAGCAG GTGAAAGAACTTGCTGAAATATCGATGGGGACTGAGATTTCTATGGAGGacatttgcaacataaagtaccTCGCCGAGCAG ATCGTTGAGATAACCGATTATCGGGCTCAGCTTTACGATTATCTGAAGAATCGCATGATGGCGATCGCGCCAAACCTCACCATACTCGTCGGAGAACTCGTTGGAGCGCGACTTATCGCACATGCAG GATCGTTGCTGAACTTGGCAAAGCACCCGGCGTCAACTGTACAGATCCTGGGAGCTGAAAAGGCTTTGTTTCGGGCGCTAAAGACAAGAAAGGAAACGCCTAAATATGGTCTCATTTACCACGCATCACTTGTTGGGCAAAGCAACCCTAAGAACAAG GGGAAAGTTTCACGAATGCTCGCTGCTAAGTGCGCATTGGCCGTGCGCTACGACGCCCTCGCTGAGGAGTCATCTACAGAGATGGGTTTAGAAAATAGAGCAAAACTCGAACAAAGGTTGAGGTCGTTGGAAAATGGGGGGTCAAAGAGGCTCAGCTTGGGCTCAAAGGTCAAGGGTGACTCGTGGACCAATCGTGCGGAA ATAAAATCATACGACACCTCACAAGATAACACGATGCCTGCTCCTAAGAAGCGCAAGGCGGAAGATTTGAGTTCCTCTTTCAACCAGGAAACCACAGATGACAAAA AACCATCTCTGCTGGTCGTCGATGGCAACCTGCAAGAACCTCCGAGGAAGAAAGTGAAAGAAGATGAGGAAACCCCCTCCAAACCG aagaaaaagaagaagaagaaagaatCGAAAGCAGGGGACGAGACATCTCTGAAGTCTGAGGAAACTCCAAAG GTGATGGAGGAAGAAAGCGAAGTGAAGGAAATCCCCCAAACCGAGACACCTAAG ggcaagaagaaaaagaaaaagtccAAGAAAGAATCTTCagattaa